One genomic segment of Macaca fascicularis isolate 582-1 chromosome 19, T2T-MFA8v1.1 includes these proteins:
- the APOC1 gene encoding apolipoprotein C-I, basic form yields the protein MRLFLSLPVLVVVLSMVLEGPAPAQGAPDVSSALDKLKEFGNTLEDKAWEVINRIKQSEFPAKTRDWFSETFRKVKEKLKINS from the exons ATGAGGCTCTTCCTGTCGCTCCCGGTCCTGGTGGTGGTTCTGTCGATGGTCTTGGAAG gcccagccccagcccaggggGCCCCGGATGTCTCCAGCGCCTTGGATAAGCTGAAGGAGTTTGGAAACACCCTGGAGGACAAGGCTTGGGAAGTGATCAACCGCATCAAACAGAGTGAATTTCCTGCCAAGACACG GGATTGGTTTTCAGAGACATTTCGGAAAGTGAAAGAGAAACTCAAGATTAACTCATGA
- the LOC123570222 gene encoding apolipoprotein C-I, acidic form, whose translation MRLFLSLLVVVLSMVLEGPTPAQGVPDISNPFDVLEEFGKTLEDNVGEFINLITQSELPAKTRDWFSETFRKVKEKLKINS comes from the exons ATGAGGCTCTTCCTGTCGCTCCTGGTGGTGGTTCTGTCGATGGTCTTGGAAG GCCCAACCCCAGCCCAGGGGGTTCCAGACATCTCCAACCCCTTTGATGTCCTGGAGGAGTTTGGAAAGACCCTGGAGGACAATGTTGGGGAATTCATCAACCTCATCACACAGAGTGAACTTCCTGCCAAGACACG GGATTGGTTTTCAGAGACATTTcggaaagtgaaggagaaactcAAGATTAACTCATGA